Sequence from the Candidatus Edwardsbacteria bacterium genome:
GCCTTTATCAAAGCCGGACACTGGCCTATGCCAGCCTGTGCTTCTTCTCTCTGGGCCTGACCGGCGTCGTCATGCTGTGGAACCTGGGCTCCCTGCACTTTGCCGGAAGCCGGGACTCCCTGGTGTACCAGGGGCTGCACGTGACCCTGACCGGGGTCCGGGGATTCCTGGGCCCGCTTTTGGGATATTACCTGCTTTCCCGGGTAAGTTACCAAGCGGATTTTATTTTGGCCATGATCCTGTTCACCGGAGCCTCGGGGATGAGCCTCTATTTCAAAAATAAATACAGCCAAGCATCGCTAAAATATGGGAAATAACAAAAAACAGGCCATAGTTATCGGCCTGACCGGCGGAGCCGGTTCGGGCAAAAGCACTGTGGCCCAAGTGTTCCAAAGGCAGGGGGCCTGCGTCATTGATGCCGATAAGCTGGGGCATCAAATGCTGGATAAAAAATCACCCTGCTTTGCCAAAGTTGTAAAAGCCTTCGGCCCCGGCATCTTGTCGGGCAAAAGCAGCATCGACCGCGGCCGGCTGGGCGAAATGGTCTTCTCCGATCCGGCAAAGCTGCGACGTCTGAACCGTATCCTGCATCCCGCTCTGTTAAGGGAGATCGATAGAAACATCCGTCTCGGCCGGAAAAAATATTCCGCCAGGCCGATAGTGGTTGACGCCGCCCTGATCGTGCAATGGGGCCTGGAGAAAAAGCTGGACCGATTGGTGATGGTGGATTCCCGCAAAAAGCTCCGATTGTTCAGGGTGATGGACCGGGGAGTCCCTAAAGACAGGGCTTTGAGAATATTGGCCTCCCAGATGCCGGTCTCTCAAATAAAGAAAAAGGCTGACATCGTAATCCCAAACAACGGCACCATCGTGCAGCTGAAGGAGAAGGCGGCCCTGGCCTGGAGGAGGTTGACGGAGGGAAATGTCATCCTGAAGTAAAAAAAGGTTGAATTGTCCGGCCCTTTTATCATAAAATAGATGCCGGCCCCTGATCAACAACGGGAGGATGGTAAAATGAACAAGATGGATTGGCTGAAAAAGATCAATCCGGTATTATTCCTGGTTTTCTTGGTCCAGGCGGCGACAGGGGTGATCTACTTCCTGGTCGGCAGCGAGATGCTTGGGGTGATCCATCTGTTCGGGGGATTTTTGATGATCTTGATCGCCGGCATCCATCTGGTTTTAAACTGGACCTGGGTAAGATCGAACTACTTTAAAAAGAAAGCACTAACAGACAAAGGATGATACCGTTTTGACAATAGAGGAATTGAAAAATAACGGCCAGATTGCTGATGAGAACATAAAGAACCTGCGGAGGTATCTTTGACCTGGACCGGTTGGAAAAGGAGCTGGCAGAATACG
This genomic interval carries:
- a CDS encoding DUF4405 domain-containing protein, producing the protein MNKMDWLKKINPVLFLVFLVQAATGVIYFLVGSEMLGVIHLFGGFLMILIAGIHLVLNWTWVRSNYFKKKALTDKG
- the coaE gene encoding dephospho-CoA kinase (Dephospho-CoA kinase (CoaE) performs the final step in coenzyme A biosynthesis.) — translated: MGNNKKQAIVIGLTGGAGSGKSTVAQVFQRQGACVIDADKLGHQMLDKKSPCFAKVVKAFGPGILSGKSSIDRGRLGEMVFSDPAKLRRLNRILHPALLREIDRNIRLGRKKYSARPIVVDAALIVQWGLEKKLDRLVMVDSRKKLRLFRVMDRGVPKDRALRILASQMPVSQIKKKADIVIPNNGTIVQLKEKAALAWRRLTEGNVILK